The following coding sequences are from one Malaciobacter pacificus window:
- the lpxB gene encoding lipid-A-disaccharide synthase produces the protein MKILVSALETSSNIHLKELKKHLNDDIEIVGVFDKELGNPLYDLTALAIMGFVDALKKLRFFFKLRDELVELAKDCDKVLLMDSSGFNLPLAKKLKETYPNKEIIYYILPQAWAWKKGRVKKLEAYCTKLCSIIPFESEIYNDKEKITYVGHPLLDEINHFKEKLTESNKIAFMPGSRKTEIKNHMPIFKELASKIPNKEHILIIPEKFDDEYIKKIYGDISGFTISKQAHKTLQEAEYAFICSGTATLEAALIGTPFTLSYIAKKFDYFLGSMFVKLNFVGLANIFFEKMGRTQIHSEFLQENVTIENLLNDYKNMDKNKFFDDSKQLREYLRNGSSKNVAQIIKN, from the coding sequence ATGAAAATATTAGTAAGTGCATTAGAAACATCATCAAATATCCACTTAAAAGAGTTAAAAAAACATTTAAATGATGATATTGAAATAGTTGGAGTTTTTGATAAAGAGTTGGGAAATCCACTTTATGATTTGACTGCACTTGCTATTATGGGATTTGTAGATGCTTTAAAGAAATTAAGATTCTTCTTTAAATTAAGGGATGAATTAGTTGAGTTAGCAAAGGATTGCGATAAAGTTTTACTTATGGATTCTTCTGGATTTAACCTACCCTTAGCAAAAAAATTAAAAGAAACATACCCAAATAAAGAGATTATTTACTATATTCTACCTCAAGCTTGGGCTTGGAAAAAAGGTAGAGTAAAAAAACTTGAAGCATATTGTACAAAGCTTTGCTCTATCATTCCATTTGAAAGTGAAATATATAATGACAAAGAAAAAATCACTTACGTAGGACACCCATTACTTGATGAAATAAATCATTTCAAAGAGAAATTAACTGAATCAAATAAAATCGCATTTATGCCAGGAAGTAGAAAGACTGAGATAAAAAATCACATGCCAATTTTTAAAGAACTTGCTTCAAAAATACCTAATAAAGAGCATATATTAATCATCCCTGAAAAATTTGATGATGAATATATCAAAAAGATATATGGGGATATTTCAGGATTTACAATTTCAAAACAAGCCCACAAAACACTGCAAGAAGCTGAGTATGCTTTTATTTGTTCTGGAACTGCAACTTTAGAAGCAGCATTGATTGGAACTCCATTTACCCTAAGCTATATTGCCAAAAAGTTTGACTATTTTTTAGGAAGTATGTTTGTGAAACTAAACTTTGTAGGACTTGCAAATATTTTCTTTGAAAAAATGGGAAGAACACAAATACATAGTGAGTTTTTACAAGAAAACGTTACCATTGAAAACTTATTAAATGACTATAAAAACATGGATAAAAATAAGTTTTTTGATGACTCAAAACAGCTAAGAGAATACTTAAGAAATGGAAGTTCAAAAAACGTCGCACAGATAATAAAAAACTAA
- a CDS encoding EAL domain-containing protein yields MKKKTTYKKLILKIILTTLTLTLTVAFIYSNYMKQEAIQKLSKIDARKTTELIFQSLYSAMEKGWTRTDLENIIKRLNTVDENMIVNVYRSQEVVKNFGDIQKDYYARENNPFVKKSLQNDEILNIVDDSTIEYYYPIVAKNECLKCHTKTTQGEVLGIININYPINDLKVSLSSFINFFILFIILFSIAIFVALYFEFEKYVIKPIKKFVNNINYISENKDIKRRIGIENKIHEIDNMQDVFNEMLNSLEYQFYYDELTQLPNRKKLIEVLANKRNSILMIINIDKFQHINDLYGDKIGNDILVNTAKIINNNVSEEIELFKLHADEYALYMPLTITKEEIHILANHLTTAIEDNTLKVKDSEVFVNATIGVSVGNEYLLNNADMALKLAKKKKTKYLIYDVSMNIEHEYEQNLKWSKKIKDAIQTNQVIPVFQPIVDIKTSQIVKYEALMRIIDDNGDFIEPVHFLDLAKKNKLYTKLTQVIVEKTFEIFKDKDYQVSINLSVQDILNEEVHQLILSLLNKYKFKDKIVFELIESEGIENFDEVINFIEQVKKLGAKISIDDFGTGYSNFEYIMKLKVDYIKIDASMIKNIDTNKNSQMVTETIIDFAKKLEIKTIAEFIHSKNVYDVVKEMGVDYAQGYYLGKTQRLD; encoded by the coding sequence ATGAAGAAAAAAACAACCTATAAAAAACTTATTTTAAAAATCATATTAACAACTCTGACATTGACATTAACTGTCGCGTTCATATATTCAAATTATATGAAACAAGAAGCTATACAAAAACTTTCAAAAATTGATGCTAGAAAAACTACTGAACTTATTTTTCAATCTTTATACTCAGCAATGGAAAAAGGATGGACAAGAACTGATTTAGAAAATATTATAAAAAGACTAAATACTGTTGATGAGAATATGATAGTTAATGTCTACAGAAGCCAAGAAGTAGTTAAAAACTTTGGTGATATTCAAAAAGATTATTACGCAAGAGAAAATAATCCTTTTGTTAAAAAATCATTACAAAATGATGAAATATTAAATATTGTTGATGATTCAACAATTGAATACTATTATCCAATTGTAGCAAAAAATGAATGTCTAAAATGCCATACTAAGACTACACAAGGAGAAGTACTAGGTATTATAAATATCAATTACCCAATTAATGATTTAAAAGTTTCATTGTCATCATTTATTAATTTCTTTATATTATTTATAATACTTTTTTCTATTGCAATTTTTGTAGCTTTATATTTTGAATTTGAAAAATATGTTATTAAACCTATTAAAAAATTTGTAAACAATATAAATTATATATCAGAAAATAAAGATATAAAAAGAAGAATAGGAATTGAAAATAAAATTCATGAAATTGATAATATGCAAGATGTCTTTAATGAGATGTTAAACTCATTAGAGTATCAATTTTATTATGATGAATTAACACAACTTCCTAATAGAAAAAAACTTATTGAAGTTTTAGCAAATAAAAGAAACTCTATTTTAATGATAATTAATATAGACAAATTCCAACATATTAATGATTTGTATGGTGATAAAATTGGAAATGATATTTTAGTAAATACTGCAAAAATCATTAATAATAATGTTTCTGAAGAAATTGAACTTTTTAAGCTACATGCTGATGAATATGCTTTATATATGCCTTTGACTATAACAAAAGAGGAGATACATATTTTAGCAAATCACCTTACAACTGCAATTGAAGACAATACTTTAAAAGTAAAGGATTCAGAAGTATTTGTAAATGCAACAATTGGTGTTTCTGTTGGAAATGAGTATTTATTAAATAATGCAGATATGGCATTAAAACTTGCAAAAAAGAAAAAAACAAAATATCTAATTTATGATGTATCTATGAATATTGAACATGAGTATGAACAAAATCTTAAATGGTCAAAAAAAATAAAAGATGCTATTCAAACAAATCAAGTTATACCAGTTTTTCAACCAATAGTAGATATTAAAACTTCTCAGATTGTAAAATATGAAGCACTAATGAGAATAATTGATGATAATGGTGACTTTATTGAACCTGTTCATTTTCTTGATTTAGCTAAAAAAAATAAGTTATATACAAAATTAACTCAAGTAATTGTAGAAAAAACATTTGAAATTTTTAAGGACAAAGATTATCAGGTTTCTATTAACTTATCAGTTCAAGATATTCTAAATGAAGAGGTACATCAACTAATTTTGAGTTTGCTAAACAAATACAAATTCAAAGATAAAATTGTTTTTGAGTTAATTGAATCAGAAGGAATTGAAAACTTTGATGAAGTAATTAATTTTATTGAACAAGTTAAAAAACTTGGAGCAAAAATTTCTATCGATGATTTTGGTACAGGTTACTCAAACTTTGAATATATTATGAAACTAAAAGTTGACTATATCAAAATTGATGCTTCTATGATAAAAAATATTGATACAAATAAAAACTCACAAATGGTTACTGAAACTATCATTGATTTTGCAAAAAAACTAGAGATTAAAACAATTGCTGAATTTATACACTCAAAAAATGTATATGATGTAGTAAAAGAAATGGGCGTTGATTATGCGCAAGGATACTATTTAGGGAAAACTCAAAGATTAGATTAG
- a CDS encoding rod shape-determining protein — MILDKLVGLFSNDMAIDLGTANTIVSVKGKGIIINEPSVVAVQKDKFGKDRILAVGQEAKQMIGKTPLSIQAVRPMQDGVIADFEMTERMIRYFIEKAHSRKSFIRPRIIICIPYGITQVEKKAVEESAMSAGARDVYLVEEPMAAAIGAGIPVSDPSGYVVVDIGGGTTEIGVTSLGGLVLCRSIKVAGDRFDKAIIEYVRQNYNLFIGERTAENIKIEIGTAIKLDTELKIKVKGRDNSGLLSTIELGSEGVRTALKEPLKDIVSAIKAVLENMPPDLASDIVDNGVIVTGGGALIRGLDEYLADIIKLPVKIADEPLLSVAYGTSAVLDEEDLLKLITNA; from the coding sequence GTGATATTAGATAAATTAGTAGGTCTATTTTCAAATGATATGGCAATAGATTTAGGTACAGCAAATACTATTGTTTCAGTTAAAGGAAAAGGTATTATAATCAACGAACCTTCAGTTGTAGCAGTACAAAAAGATAAATTCGGTAAAGATAGAATTTTAGCAGTTGGACAAGAAGCTAAACAAATGATTGGTAAAACTCCTTTAAGTATCCAAGCTGTTAGACCTATGCAAGATGGTGTTATTGCTGATTTTGAAATGACTGAAAGAATGATCAGATACTTTATTGAAAAAGCACATTCTAGAAAATCATTTATCAGACCTAGAATTATTATCTGTATCCCTTATGGTATTACTCAAGTTGAGAAAAAAGCTGTTGAAGAATCAGCTATGAGTGCAGGAGCTAGAGATGTATATTTAGTTGAAGAGCCAATGGCAGCAGCAATTGGAGCAGGAATTCCTGTATCAGATCCTTCAGGATATGTTGTAGTTGATATTGGTGGAGGTACTACAGAGATTGGTGTAACTTCACTAGGTGGTCTTGTTTTATGTAGATCTATAAAAGTTGCAGGGGATAGATTTGATAAAGCAATTATTGAGTATGTTAGACAAAACTATAATTTATTTATAGGTGAAAGAACTGCTGAAAATATCAAAATAGAGATTGGTACTGCTATAAAACTTGATACTGAATTAAAAATCAAAGTTAAAGGTAGAGATAACTCTGGATTACTTTCAACTATTGAGCTTGGAAGTGAAGGAGTTAGAACTGCATTAAAAGAACCATTAAAAGATATTGTTAGTGCTATTAAAGCCGTACTTGAAAATATGCCACCTGATTTAGCAAGTGATATTGTAGATAATGGAGTTATTGTAACTGGTGGAGGTGCTTTAATTAGAGGATTAGATGAATATTTAGCTGACATAATCAAACTTCCAGTTAAAATTGCAGATGAACCACTATTATCAGTTGCTTATGGTACAAGTGCTGTATTAGATGAGGAAGATTTACTAAAACTAATCACTAATGCGTAA
- the lpxA gene encoding acyl-ACP--UDP-N-acetylglucosamine O-acyltransferase, which produces MNNIHKTAIIEDGAILGDNITVGAYTIIGKDVKIGDGTIIDSHTVIDGKTTIGKGNHIFSHASIGTIPQDLKFNGEDVELIIGDNNKIREYTLFNPGTEGGGAKTIIGSNNLFMGYTHVAHDVIIGNNCVFANVATLAGHVECGDYVVIGGLTPIHQFCKIGSHVMVGGGSVVVQDIPPYCLAEGNKAVLRGLNLNGLRRRFENRDDINAIKTAYKELFSSGNPLQETAQEILQNSKNEHVLELAQFVANTQRGIPFNRK; this is translated from the coding sequence ATGAATAACATTCACAAAACTGCAATAATAGAAGATGGTGCAATTTTAGGTGATAATATCACAGTTGGTGCTTATACTATTATTGGTAAAGATGTTAAAATCGGTGATGGAACAATTATTGATTCTCACACTGTTATTGATGGAAAAACTACAATTGGAAAAGGTAATCATATCTTTTCTCATGCGAGTATTGGTACTATTCCTCAAGATTTAAAATTTAATGGTGAAGATGTAGAACTAATCATCGGTGATAACAACAAGATTAGAGAATATACTCTATTTAACCCAGGAACTGAAGGTGGTGGAGCAAAAACTATCATTGGTTCAAATAATTTATTTATGGGTTACACACACGTTGCACATGATGTAATTATTGGGAATAACTGTGTATTTGCAAATGTTGCAACACTAGCAGGTCATGTTGAGTGTGGTGATTATGTTGTAATTGGAGGATTAACTCCAATTCACCAATTTTGTAAAATCGGTAGCCATGTTATGGTTGGTGGTGGTTCTGTTGTAGTACAAGATATTCCACCATACTGTTTAGCAGAAGGAAATAAAGCTGTTTTAAGAGGATTAAATCTAAATGGTCTTAGAAGAAGATTTGAAAATAGAGATGATATAAATGCAATTAAAACTGCATATAAAGAGCTATTTAGTTCAGGTAATCCTTTACAAGAAACAGCACAAGAAATATTACAAAATAGTAAAAATGAACACGTTTTAGAATTAGCTCAATTTGTAGCTAATACACAACGTGGAATTCCATTTAATAGAAAGTAG
- a CDS encoding epoxyqueuosine reductase QueH, whose translation MLVHICCAVDSHYFLERIQEEYPNEELVGYFYDPNIHPYSEYRLRYLDVEYSCKKLGIKLIEGAYNLEEWLKKVKGMEHLPEKGDRCTVCYDDRLETTVKKAQELGHDKFTSTLLISPKKSQEKLEKIGGYLQKETGVEFIFRDYRSGNGGQIQGEKVKENSLYRQNYCGCLFGLSAQREAQKKIMDEMFSPISNQILPESIEERLELYKRRNNLEDSGEQYKIIKQRFLNYRLLSGIVKVKKQIVPSYILCYSTIQRNRMEGRIEYEKDGINYLNRNEVKVLSLETFNTIANTSYKNVVELMYKPLSFEKELEIRNKITKNPFDLSAVIILDEIQNEKYEININAETYEDVKEEII comes from the coding sequence TTGTTAGTACATATTTGTTGTGCAGTTGATAGTCACTATTTTTTAGAAAGAATTCAAGAAGAGTATCCAAATGAAGAATTAGTAGGTTATTTTTATGACCCTAATATTCATCCATATAGTGAGTATAGACTTAGATATTTAGATGTAGAGTATTCATGTAAAAAATTAGGAATTAAACTAATTGAAGGTGCTTATAACCTAGAAGAATGGTTAAAAAAAGTTAAAGGAATGGAACACTTACCTGAAAAGGGCGATAGATGTACAGTTTGTTATGATGATAGACTAGAAACAACTGTTAAAAAAGCCCAAGAATTAGGTCATGATAAGTTTACATCAACACTTTTAATCTCTCCAAAAAAATCTCAAGAAAAGTTAGAAAAGATTGGTGGATACTTACAAAAAGAGACTGGAGTTGAGTTTATTTTTAGGGATTACAGAAGTGGAAATGGTGGTCAAATTCAAGGTGAAAAAGTAAAAGAAAACTCACTATATAGACAAAATTATTGTGGCTGTTTATTTGGTCTTAGTGCCCAAAGAGAAGCTCAAAAAAAGATTATGGATGAAATGTTTAGTCCAATTTCTAATCAAATTTTACCTGAATCTATTGAAGAAAGATTAGAGCTTTATAAAAGAAGAAATAACCTTGAAGATAGTGGTGAGCAATACAAAATCATCAAACAAAGATTTTTAAACTATAGACTTCTAAGTGGTATTGTAAAGGTTAAAAAACAGATTGTTCCCTCATATATTTTATGTTACTCAACAATTCAGCGAAATAGAATGGAAGGAAGAATTGAGTATGAAAAAGATGGTATTAATTATCTAAATAGGAATGAAGTAAAAGTGCTAAGTTTAGAGACTTTTAATACTATTGCAAATACTTCATATAAAAATGTAGTAGAGCTTATGTACAAGCCACTATCATTTGAAAAAGAGTTAGAAATTAGAAATAAAATTACAAAAAATCCATTTGATTTAAGTGCAGTTATAATTTTAGATGAAATACAAAATGAGAAATATGAAATCAATATCAATGCTGAGACTTATGAAGATGTGAAAGAAGAGATTATATGA
- the mreC gene encoding rod shape-determining protein MreC, producing MRKFVFILIFLTVGLLYLFEVDKLITKNFSFFNDLKLSYIDKVINISTTVEKYFNQATTIEQLKAENKELKEYKILYTSTQKQLDTIKELIIGLNPSELKPKIELVKVLSYISFNDFTKVWIDKKTSSEKILGLITENYAAGIVVQKDDRSVALLNGNKECSYAVFIGENKVPGIITSSKDGKDMIIKFIPIWSEITKGDEVITSGMDNIFFEGLKVGRITEITTLPDMKIATLKPYANVLEKKYFYTYEHVDAQSAK from the coding sequence ATGCGTAAATTTGTTTTTATACTTATTTTTTTAACAGTAGGCTTATTATACTTATTTGAAGTAGATAAGCTTATTACTAAAAACTTTTCTTTTTTTAATGACCTAAAACTATCATATATAGATAAAGTTATAAATATATCAACAACCGTTGAAAAATATTTTAATCAAGCTACTACAATTGAACAATTAAAAGCTGAGAACAAAGAGCTTAAAGAGTATAAAATTTTATATACTTCTACTCAAAAACAACTTGATACTATAAAAGAGTTAATTATTGGACTAAACCCAAGTGAACTTAAACCAAAAATTGAGCTTGTAAAAGTTTTATCATATATTAGTTTTAATGATTTTACAAAGGTTTGGATTGATAAAAAAACTTCAAGTGAAAAAATACTTGGTTTAATTACAGAAAATTATGCAGCTGGGATTGTTGTACAAAAAGATGATAGATCAGTAGCACTTTTAAATGGAAATAAAGAGTGTTCATATGCTGTATTTATTGGTGAAAACAAAGTACCAGGAATCATTACCTCATCAAAAGATGGGAAAGATATGATTATAAAATTTATTCCTATTTGGAGTGAAATAACTAAAGGAGATGAAGTTATAACTTCAGGTATGGATAATATATTCTTTGAAGGTCTTAAAGTAGGAAGAATTACAGAAATAACAACACTACCTGATATGAAAATAGCTACACTAAAACCATATGCAAATGTCTTAGAGAAGAAATATTTCTATACTTATGAGCATGTAGATGCTCAAAGTGCTAAGTAG
- a CDS encoding riboflavin synthase: MFTGLIREMAKVVSFQNNFLTLKAKYQPKIGDSIAINGACLTVVRIATGTFTVELSPESQKILAMENYKDEVHMEPAMMMGDRFEGHIVQGHVDCLGTVTSIKNNGNSTDFFISLPSEYSKYIIPKGSVTIDGVSLTVNEVLKDSFRLTIIPHTIQNTLFKRYKVGTKVNLETDMFARYVYNMFKGMNQKENNLSWSDVEGIMARY; encoded by the coding sequence GTGTTTACAGGACTTATAAGAGAGATGGCAAAAGTTGTTAGTTTTCAAAACAATTTTTTGACATTAAAAGCTAAATATCAGCCAAAAATTGGAGACTCGATTGCTATAAATGGAGCATGTTTAACAGTTGTTAGAATTGCTACTGGAACTTTCACAGTTGAGCTTTCACCTGAGTCTCAAAAGATATTAGCAATGGAAAATTATAAAGATGAAGTACACATGGAACCTGCTATGATGATGGGTGATAGATTTGAAGGTCATATTGTTCAAGGTCATGTTGATTGTTTAGGAACAGTAACTTCTATTAAAAATAATGGAAACTCAACAGATTTTTTTATAAGTTTACCAAGTGAGTATTCAAAATATATTATTCCAAAAGGTAGTGTGACTATTGATGGAGTTTCACTTACTGTAAATGAAGTTTTAAAAGATAGTTTTAGACTGACTATCATTCCTCATACTATACAAAATACACTTTTTAAGAGATATAAAGTTGGAACAAAAGTAAACCTAGAAACTGATATGTTTGCTAGATATGTTTATAATATGTTTAAAGGTATGAATCAAAAAGAAAATAATCTTTCTTGGAGTGATGTAGAAGGAATAATGGCTAGGTATTAA
- a CDS encoding NAD(P)/FAD-dependent oxidoreductase has protein sequence MKRVVIIGGGYAGIYALRELVKNKNIKITLIDKHTYHNLQPEVYDLIANKSNFADVTIDLTTLCLGFNHDHLEFKNLKVRKIDQHKQKIFTEEEEIVEYDYLIMAAGTRTYFPPQIPGLNSADDIKKLHRAITFKQHFESQLFQKIKDEARQCADTHIVVVGAGLSGVEIAAEMAYYSNKFFERGNFSCDNLKISLVSSSSAILPGLKQDLINISQKRLKSLGINIITNTKLQSVEDGYCVLSNGTKIHHSFVIFTGGIEASTISSELDDVERNGRGQLIVNEHLQTEKHQNIFAIGDIAEIKNKDGELMPPNVTIARISGTCAGKNVLKLIDGKPMGVCDPKLDGILIALGGKYAAGDIYGMLTVSGRLAYEIKKYVFSSYRKPLIKLIKKGYNKLRRM, from the coding sequence ATGAAAAGAGTCGTAATTATTGGAGGAGGGTATGCTGGAATATATGCCCTAAGAGAGTTAGTTAAAAATAAAAATATAAAAATAACATTGATTGATAAACATACTTATCATAACTTGCAACCAGAAGTTTATGATTTAATCGCAAATAAATCGAATTTTGCTGATGTAACAATTGACTTAACAACTCTTTGCTTAGGTTTTAACCATGACCATCTAGAATTCAAAAACTTAAAAGTAAGAAAAATAGACCAACATAAACAAAAAATCTTCACAGAAGAGGAAGAGATTGTAGAATATGATTATCTAATTATGGCAGCTGGGACTAGAACTTACTTCCCTCCTCAAATTCCAGGACTTAATAGTGCAGATGATATTAAAAAACTTCATAGAGCTATTACATTTAAACAGCACTTTGAATCTCAGTTATTCCAAAAAATAAAAGATGAAGCAAGACAATGTGCTGATACTCATATTGTAGTTGTAGGTGCTGGTTTATCTGGTGTTGAAATTGCAGCTGAAATGGCATATTATTCAAATAAGTTTTTTGAAAGAGGAAACTTCTCTTGTGACAATTTAAAAATATCCCTTGTTAGTAGTTCATCTGCAATCTTACCTGGATTAAAACAAGACTTAATTAATATCTCTCAAAAAAGATTAAAATCACTTGGAATTAATATTATTACTAACACTAAACTTCAAAGTGTTGAAGATGGTTATTGTGTACTTTCAAATGGAACAAAAATACATCATTCATTTGTAATATTCACAGGGGGTATAGAAGCTTCTACAATCAGTTCAGAGCTTGATGATGTTGAAAGAAATGGTAGAGGACAATTAATAGTAAATGAACATCTACAAACTGAGAAACATCAAAATATTTTTGCAATTGGAGATATTGCTGAAATAAAGAATAAAGATGGTGAATTGATGCCTCCAAATGTTACAATTGCAAGAATAAGTGGAACATGTGCTGGTAAAAATGTATTAAAGCTAATTGATGGTAAACCAATGGGTGTATGTGATCCAAAACTTGATGGTATTTTAATTGCACTTGGTGGGAAATATGCTGCAGGTGATATCTATGGTATGCTAACTGTAAGTGGTAGATTAGCATATGAGATTAAAAAATATGTATTTAGTTCATATAGAAAACCTTTAATTAAGTTAATTAAAAAAGGTTATAATAAATTAAGAAGAATGTAG
- the fabZ gene encoding 3-hydroxyacyl-ACP dehydratase FabZ, with the protein MLDVNEIMEILPHRYPFLLVDRITDMEKGKSVIGYKNISISEPAFMGHFPGHPIYPGVLILEGMAQAGGVLALKSNDLTKEELAQKVIYFMSIDKAKFRSPVKPGDKLEYRIEVKKLRGTLIVLDGKAYVDDALVAEAELKAMIVDK; encoded by the coding sequence ATGTTAGATGTAAACGAGATTATGGAAATACTTCCACATAGATACCCATTTTTATTAGTTGATAGAATCACTGATATGGAAAAAGGTAAAAGCGTAATTGGATATAAAAATATATCAATTAGTGAACCAGCTTTCATGGGACACTTCCCAGGACACCCAATTTATCCAGGTGTTTTAATTTTAGAAGGTATGGCACAAGCAGGTGGAGTTTTAGCACTTAAGAGTAATGACTTAACAAAAGAAGAGCTTGCACAAAAAGTTATTTACTTTATGAGTATTGACAAAGCAAAGTTTAGAAGCCCTGTTAAACCAGGTGATAAATTAGAGTACAGAATCGAAGTTAAAAAACTAAGAGGAACATTAATTGTACTTGATGGAAAAGCTTACGTTGATGATGCTTTAGTTGCTGAAGCTGAATTAAAAGCTATGATAGTAGACAAATAA
- the clpX gene encoding ATP-dependent protease ATP-binding subunit ClpX has protein sequence MSKIICDFCGATDSVDNPVISGDNACICKACISAAHDIMHGNDPQDYHQEQNVQTQEEVIKLRTPQELKDILDEYVIGQDTAKKVLSVAVYNHYKRIFRHNEIDDDTELNKSNVLLIGPTGSGKTLLAQTISKYLDVPLAIADATSLTEAGYVGDDVENVVTRLVQAANGDIEKAQRGIIFIDEVDKVARMSENRSITRDVSGEGVQQALLKIVEGSVVNVPPKGGRKHPGQDALQVDTTNILFVCGGAFDGLEEIIKKKQGANVLGFNQDKKSKNDHDKIISKVETDDLVKYGLIPELIGRLHMTATLNEITEDDMVHILTEPKNALIKQYIKLFAMDEVNLEFEQDALKELAKLAIERKTGARGLRSILEDIMLDIMFDLPKYKNKTITITKEVVLKKQEPKVA, from the coding sequence ATGAGTAAAATAATATGTGATTTTTGTGGAGCAACAGACAGCGTAGATAATCCTGTTATTTCAGGGGATAATGCTTGTATTTGTAAAGCTTGTATTAGTGCAGCACATGATATTATGCATGGAAATGACCCCCAAGATTATCATCAAGAACAAAATGTACAAACTCAAGAAGAGGTTATTAAATTAAGAACACCTCAAGAGTTAAAAGATATTTTAGATGAGTATGTAATTGGTCAAGACACAGCTAAAAAAGTTTTATCAGTTGCTGTATATAACCACTATAAAAGAATATTTAGACACAATGAAATTGATGATGATACTGAATTAAATAAATCAAATGTTTTATTAATTGGACCAACTGGTTCTGGTAAAACACTACTTGCGCAAACTATTTCTAAATATCTTGATGTTCCTTTAGCAATTGCAGATGCTACTTCACTAACTGAAGCTGGATATGTTGGTGATGATGTTGAAAATGTTGTAACAAGACTTGTTCAAGCAGCAAACGGTGATATTGAAAAAGCTCAAAGAGGAATTATCTTTATTGATGAAGTTGATAAAGTTGCTAGAATGAGTGAAAATAGATCAATCACTAGAGATGTATCAGGAGAGGGAGTTCAACAAGCACTTTTAAAAATTGTTGAAGGAAGTGTTGTAAATGTTCCACCAAAAGGTGGAAGAAAACATCCAGGTCAAGATGCACTTCAAGTTGATACTACAAATATTTTATTTGTTTGTGGTGGAGCTTTTGATGGTCTTGAAGAGATTATCAAGAAAAAACAAGGTGCAAATGTACTTGGATTCAATCAAGATAAAAAATCAAAAAATGATCATGATAAAATCATTTCAAAAGTTGAAACTGATGATTTAGTAAAATATGGGTTAATTCCTGAATTAATTGGTAGACTTCATATGACTGCAACTTTAAATGAAATTACTGAAGATGATATGGTTCATATTTTAACAGAACCTAAAAATGCATTAATAAAACAATATATCAAACTATTTGCGATGGATGAAGTTAATTTAGAGTTTGAGCAAGATGCATTAAAAGAGTTAGCAAAATTAGCGATTGAAAGAAAAACAGGGGCAAGAGGTCTTAGATCAATTTTAGAAGATATTATGCTTGATATTATGTTTGACCTTCCAAAATACAAAAATAAAACAATTACAATAACAAAAGAAGTTGTCTTAAAAAAACAAGAACCAAAAGTAGCTTAA